The following coding sequences lie in one Trichoderma breve strain T069 chromosome 1, whole genome shotgun sequence genomic window:
- a CDS encoding short chain dehydrogenase domain-containing protein — protein sequence METVLVVGASGNIGVSVIIAALRSGRRVLAIVRNSAAEQKIVQHVGTKDGITFVEAQATDESSVQKVVDRVKAGELPDFQHVFSAVGKMETTHPTQNLQMSAFRDIMSINLEGNFLAYRATIPYLIDQGYPDATWTLVTGSLGDLGFAGVTAISQGALFSLASVACLENLKTNVRFNEVYLGYRVDYDSVVEEEGGDNRMKSSEFAHVYETILANRDIRGCRITVSGPEDVDQLKYKKKLPDYDYDSLFAEYM from the exons ATGGAAACTGTACTCGTAGTCGGAGCTTCTGGCAACATAGGGGTTTCTGTCATAATAGCTGCTTTGCGAAGCGGGCGCCGAGTGCTCGCCATAGTCCGAAACAGTGCTGCAGAACAGAAAATTGTACAACACGTTGGGACAAAGGATGGAATCACCTTCGTTGAGGCTCAGGCAACAGATGAGAGCAGCGTTCAAAAAGTGGTTGACAGAGTCAAAGCCGGTGAACTCCCAGATTTCCAACACGTCTTTTCTGCCG TCGGCAAGATGGAGACCACACATCCCACACAAAATCTTCAAATGTCCGCCTTCCGCGATATCATGAGCATCAACTTGGAGGGAAACTTTT TGGCCTATCGAGCTACCATTCCGTACTTGATCGATCAAGGATATCCTGACGCCACCTGGACGCTCGTAACAGGATCACTGGGCGACTTGGGTTTTGCTGGCGTCACAGCTATATCGCAAGGCGCTCTTTTCTCCTTGGCAAGCGTAGCCTGTCTAGAGAACCTCAAGACCAATGTTCGCTTCAATGAGGTGTATCTGGGCTATCGCGTCGACTATGATTCGGTCGTCGAGGAGGAAGGAGGGGATAATCGGATGAAATCCTCCGAATTTGCCCATGTCTATGAGACCATTCTTGCCAATAGAGATATCAGAGGGTGTCGAATAACGGTTTCTGGCCCAGAGGACGTTGATCAGCTCAAGTATAAAAAGAAGCTCCCGGACTATGATTACGACTCACTATTTGCCGAGTATATGTAA
- a CDS encoding coiled-coil domain containing protein (DUF2052) domain-containing protein: MPASLSPSPQSSQSSLMEAIPDDKGPDLTLDRPLPRRPRTPAKLLRLGVRNRRHEYLAKNPSYFDNLEHELADPVLYERLVKRFQTPTEREAEGKAKGYSRTLEADLVRGETNLSNLYPEREQGSRTPQDSKVLGDGGAGTNAWDADAEDKEHGKQLWHAYLEVRFVEGLDEDFDYEKVDDNYKYDTMAIQDAEDAWFDDEEPSWVDGETQFPVRLGETGIQDF, translated from the exons atgccaGCGTCGTTGTCACCAAGCCCTCAGTCCTCTCAGTCATCCCTGATGGAGGCCATTCCAGATGACAAGGGTCCTGATTTGACCCTGGATAGGCCTTTGCCCCGACGCCCCAGGACGCCCGCTAAGCTCCTGCGCCTTGGGGTGCGGAATCGCCGCCACGAGTACCTGGCGAAAAACCCATCGTATTTTGACAATCTGGAACATGAACTTGCTG ATCCTGTCCTGTATGAGCGTCTTGTCAAGAGATTCCAGACTCCAACCGAACGAGAGGCAGAAGGAAAAGCCAAGGGCTATAGTCGCACTCTCGAAGCAGATCTCGTTAGAGGCGAGACAAATCTCTCAAACCTCTATCCAGAACGAGAGCAGGGTAGCCGAACACCACAAGATTCAAAAGTGCTAGGCGACGGAGGCGCGGGCACCAATGCATGGGACGCCGACGCAGAGGACAAGGAACACGGCAAACAGCTTTGGCATGCGTACCTCGAAGTCCGCTTTGTGGAGGGACTagatgaagactttgattATGAAAAGGTTGATGACAATTATAAATACGACACCATGGCGATTCAGGACGCTGAGGATGCTTGGTTCGATGACGAAGAGCCCAGCTGGGTAGATGGGGAAACGCAGTTTCCCGTTCGGTTAGGAGAGACGGGTATCCAAGATTTTTGA
- a CDS encoding response regulator receiver domain-containing protein, producing MAPDIANKLKATLFRRRRRQSEVSVPGDEGGDSSSPPTTPGIISQRRPSFPFPREPSSQTLTLSLELMTEDGEVGIGGCGGGDDNSEAGDSALTSNDAEQQRTRQHWRMWQKPKQAADAEKRRSVPDSAAFHLSPVSPVSPTSQIPVAPTEATTPQLSKHAQGYFDSIGEEKGANDDQDYDQHQHQGVDTEAAAAATFDSASDPASPAAMSNLQRQALTGELMVQALPALDQRQPQRPHQLPASAGTRVQGQSPRRSLNSEEASRYETDQSQLDGQGMAVINSDQGTIAGTTDAASASPRITAADAGGTGTTSTGTGGAVVSAGGPIPGGDLQQNQKQQQRQVQKRPRQPAPPFSLPSPPLPTPSALLTFPPLAPPTPGPSILPSIPSLPSLDSIDEDESQSPSPSQSQPRSTYPQSSSQSQQQAPSASPAAAEHVAATGRGIDAPPTPGAGHGPLNLTSASLLPINPPPASPLARVEAAAEAEAEAGLPLTKSSPTSVLSSAAPNSSQDSSAAARTSTRPPAPPRRASRDPNQTVTFDESADKSASANSSSRDALIATASPNAIGTPGAEAPPAVSVTSSKHLGPAPLSSSTIPTAPSIIAHRHDDLIGYSSSIDDIADLGEFDASSMAEQIPTKIWVMRPKASATQIRIRPGDLVDDVRDEILRKYGNSLGKTFDSPDLTLRIQAGEETQNNQRSRTLGPEEDMVKTLNAYYPSGQTVKDALVIEIPRTSTTPKPSPRVPLPHSGSASAAYYGGDDGRPSETGEGYFPPVGGNTSSPRLAMSVPAQANGALPHSMTVISSGHLPPIPPLPSPGGNRPRGHRDRDQRHDRQDYSRTGRTHTPSPNLHNGGGSGAGGGGGSSAMPNSTTSTAANAHGAPHYRSRHSHSRTHSSSSEHIVTHSGSMAKSPGHEMTSSARMGTPPPQRLSSPRLPSSRPKKSKRSSQQQQQQQEYHHTPSPSILTATVPPINVLIVEDNPINLKLLEAFVKRLKVRWSTAMNGRDAVKKWRNGGFHLVLMDIQLPGMNGLEATREIRRLERINNIGVFSTAPTGIPETTQAEELTEQDRLEGIGQFKSPVIIVALTASSLQSDRHEALASGCNDFLTKPVNFVWLERKVMEWGCMQALIDFEGWRKWKDLSAKAEAIEAATQRAKAQAYKNKTKKNRPIMSAS from the exons ATGGCGCCGGACATCGCTaacaagctcaaggcaaCGCTGTTCAGGCGGCGACGGCGCCAGTCCGAGGTGTCAGTTCCAGGTGATGAGGGTGGTGACTCTTCGTCGCCGCCCACGACGCCCGGCATCATCAGCCAGAGGAGGCCCTCGTTCCCATTCCCACGTGAGCCCTCATCCCAGACACTGACGCTGTCTCTGGAGCTGATGACGGAAGACGGAGAAGTAGGAATAggaggctgcggcggcggtgaCGATAACAGCGAAGCTGGTGACTCCGCCCTGACAAGCAACGACgctgagcagcagcgcaCGAGGCAGCATTGGAGGATGTGGCAGAAGCCCAAGCAGGCTGCGGACGCTGAGAAGCGAAGAAGCGTCCCTGACAGCGCGGCTTTCCATCTGTCGCCAGTCTCGCCGGTATCACCAACATCCCAGATACCTGTGGCGCCAACAGAAGCTACCACACCGCAGCTGTCCAAGCATGCCCAGGGCTATTTCGACAGTAttggagaggaaaagggggCCAACGACGATCAAGACTACGAccaacatcagcatcaaGGCGTCGACAcggaggcagcagctgctgctacgtTTGATTCTGCTTCTGATCCCGCTTCCCCCGCTGCCATGAGCAATCTCCAGCGCCAGGCCCTGACAGGAGAGCTGATGGTACAGGCACTACCAGCGCTAGACCAACGGCAACCACAGCGCCCGCACCAGCTCCCGGCCTCGGCAGGGACCCGCGTTCAGGGTCAGAGTCCGCGCCGAAGCCTAAACAGTGAAGAAGCGAGCCGCTACGAGACGGACCAGAGCCAGCTCGACGGACAAGGTATGGCGGTTATTAACAGCGACCAGGGAACTATTGCTGGCACCACGGACGCTGCTAGTGCTAGTCCTCGTATTACTGCCGCCGACGCTGGCGGTACAGGTACaacaagcacaggcacaggcggCGCTGTCGTTTCTGCTGGCGGCCCCATTCCTGGCGGCGATCTGCAGCAGAATcagaaacagcagcagagacaggTGCAGAAACGCCCACGCCAGCCAGCGCCACCGTTTTcgcttccatctcctcctttgccaaCTCCTTCGGCGCTGCTgacttttcctcctctcgcCCCCCCGACGCCCGGCCCAAGCATCTTGCCTAGCATTCCCAGCCTGCCCAGCCTCGACAGcatcgacgaggacgagtcGCAATCGCCTTCGCCCTCGCAATCGCAACCGCGATCCACGTACCCGCAGTCCTCGTCTCAGTCCCAGCAACAGGCCCCCTCCGCCTCGCCGGCAGCTGCTGAGCACGTCGCTGCCACCGGCCGCGGCATCGACGCTCCGCCCACACCCGGCGCCGGCCATGGCCCGCTGAATCTTACTTCCGCGTCACTTCTGCCAATTAACCCGCcgcctgcttctcctcttgctcgAGTCGAAGCtgcagccgaagccgaagctgaAGCCGGCCTTCCATTGACCAAGTCGTCGCCAACGTCCGTGCTGTCTAGTGCCGCCCCGAATTCCTCCCAAGACTCGTCTGCCGCCGCCCGCACGTCCACGCGCCCGCCCGCGCCGCCTCGTCGAGCCAGCCGCGACCCAAACCAAACCGTCACTTTTGACGAGTCGGCCGACAAGTCTGCAtccgccaacagcagcagccgcgaCGCACTCATCGCGACTGCCTCGCCCAACGCCATCGGAACCCCAGGCGCCGAAGCCCCTCCTGCCGTTTCCGTGACCTCTTCCAAACACCTTGGCCctgctcctctttcttcctcgaCAATTCCCACTGCACCATCCATCATCGCTCATCGCCACGACGACTTGATCGGATACTCATCTTCGATAGACGACATTGCAGACCTCGGCGAATTCGATGCCAGCAGCATGGCTGAACAAATTCCAACCAAGATTTGGGTCATGAGACCCAAGGCGTCCGCCACCCAAATTCGCATCCGCCCCGGCGACCTTGTTGACGATGTGCGCGACGAGATTTTGCGCAAGTATGGCAACTCGTTGGGCAAGACTTTCGATTCACCCGACCTCACTCTTCGCATCCAGGCCGGCGAGGAGACGCAAAACAACCAACGCAGTCGAACCCTGGGCCCCGAGGAAGACATGGTCAAAACCCTCAACGCATACTACCCCTCAGGCCAGACCGTCAAGGACGCTCTCGTCATTGAAATTCCCCGGACCTCGACGACGCCCAAGCCGTCTCCGCGCGTTCCTCTTCCCCATTCCGGCTCTGCGTCGGCTGCCTACtatggcggcgatgatgggcgCCCATCTGAGACGGGCGAAGGCTACTTCCCCCCGGTAGGTGGAAACACGTCGTCGCCTCGCCTTGCCATGTCTGTTCCCGCGCAAGCCAACGGGGCCTTGCCCCATTCTATGACCGTCATCAGCTCGGGCCACCTTCCTCCCATTCCTCCCCTTCCTTCTCCCGGCGGCAACAGACCCCGCGGGCACAGGGACCGTGATCAGCGTCACGACCGCCAAGACTATTCGCGGACTGGGAGAACTCATACGCCTTCGCCAAACCTGCATAACGGAGGAGGTAGTGGtgctggaggtggcggcGGAAGCAGCGCCATGCCAAACTCGACGACTTCGACTGCTGCCAATGCTCATGGTGCACCGCATTATCGCTCGCGGCACTCACATTCGCGAACCCACTCGAGCTCATCAGAGCACATTGTGACGCATTCAGGCTCCATGGCCAAGTCACCGGGCCATGAAATGACGTCGTCAGCTCGCATGGGCACTCCTCCTCCCCAGCGGCTGTCGTCTCCTCGCTTGCCCAGCTCACGacccaagaagagcaagaggagctcgcagcaacagcagcaacagcaggagTACCACCACACCCcctctccatccattctTACTGCCACTGTGCCTCCGATCAACGTACTCATTGTTGAAGATAACCCAATCAACCTGAAACTGCTCGAGGCCTTTGTTAAGCGTCTCAAGGTCCGATGGTCAACGGCCATGAACGGCCGAGATGCCGTCAAGAAATGGAGAAACGGTGGCTTTCACTTGGTCCTCATGGACATTCAGCTACCTGGTATGAACGGACTGGAGGCCACGAGAGAGATTCGCCGGCTGGAAAGGATCAATAACATTGGTGTCTTCTCTACCGCACCCACCGGTATTCCCGAGACCACACAGGCCGAAGAGCTCACTGAGCAAGATCGCCTCGAGGGCATTGGCCAGTTCAAGAGCCCCGTTATCATCGTTGCCCTCACGGCCAGCTCTCTCCAGAGCGACCGACACGAGGCTCTTGCCTCGGGCTGCAACGACTTTCTGACAAAG CCTGTCAACTTTGTCTGGCTGGAGCGTAAGGTGATGGAATGGGGCTGTATGCAGGCACTCATCGACTTTGAAGGTTGGCGCAAGTGGAAGGACCTCTCAGCCAAGGCCGAAGCGATTGAGGCTGCCACCCAGCGAGCAAAAGCACAAGCTTacaaaaacaagacaaaaaagaaccgGCCGATCATGTCGGCGTCGTAA
- a CDS encoding zinc-binding dehydrogenase domain-containing protein, producing MAMQTAIQIKGPGKVQIVKDTPMPKLRDDYIIVKTAAVALNPTDWKQIDYLPSPGAIVGCDYSGVVERVGPAVKHGPHVGDRVMGMVHGSNHSNHQDGAFAEHVAAKGDLQIKIPDFMTFEEAATLGAGIITVGKSLYESLELPLPDDPPMRPFPVLIYGGSTATGTLAIQFAKLSGLEVVTTCSPKNFHLVHNLGADHVYDYNSPSCAPSIRKITKNRLAHVFDTISTPETAEICCNAIGSQGGKYAGLSGLEELPRGDVTNLHVMAYTAFGEAFDFGDEKVPANPNGYDFAVKFMGLAQELLWQGRIKPHPQNVRTGGWNGVLDGLQEMREGKVSGEKLVYPV from the exons ATGGCTATGCAAACAGCTATCCAGATCAAAGGCCCTGGCAAGGTCCAAATTGTCAAGGATACTCCCATGCCCAAACTCCGTGACGACtacatcatcgtcaaaacAGCAGCTGTTGCATTAAATCCGACCGATTGGAAACAAATCGATTACCTACCTAGCCCTGGAGCGATTGTGGGCTGCGATTACAGTGGTGTCGTAGAGCGGGTTGGTCCTGCTGTCAAGCATGGGCCTCACGTTGGTGATAGAGTCATGGGAATGGTTCACGGCA GCAACCACTCGAACCACCAAGATGGAGCGTTTGCAGAACATGTCGCTGCCAAAGGAGATTTACAGATAAAAATTCCCGATTTCATGACATTTGAAGAGGCTGCAACATTAGGCGCCGGTATTATTACCGTAGGCAAGAGCCTCTATGAGTCTTTGGAGCTGCCTCTACCTGATGATCCACCAATGCGGCCATTTCCTGTCTTGATATATGGAGGCAGCACTGCGACAGGCACCCTTGCAATTCAATTTGCTAAGCT ATCCGGCTTGGAAGTTGTCACAACTTGTTCTCCCAAAAACTTTCACCTTGTTCACAACCTCGGAGCAGACCATGTATATGACTACAACTCACCAAGCTGCGCCCCTTCTATCCGAAAAATTACCAAGAACCGACTTGCCCACGTATTTGACACCATCTCGACCCCCGAAACGGCAGAGATTTGTTGCAATGCCATCGGCAGCCAAGGTGGCAAGTATGCTGGTCTCAGTGGCCTAGAAGAGCTTCCGCGTGGGGATGTGACCAACCTTCATGTTATGGCTTACACGGCTTTTGGAGAAGCGTTCGACtttggagatgagaaagtGCCTGCCAACCCCAATGGGTATGACTTCGCGGTTAAGTTTATGGGACTGGCTCAAGAGTTGCTATGGCAGGGCAGAATTAAGCCGCATCCCCAGAACGTGAGGACAGGAGGATGGAATGGTGTTTTGGATGGGCTGCAAGAGATGCGGGAGGGGAAAGTATCCGGAGAGAAGCTGGTGTACCCTGTTTAA
- a CDS encoding carboxylesterase family domain-containing protein codes for MRISFKLACTLLCSGAAVNAQSPTVNLGYATYQGTTSGGINRFLGMRYAAAPTGNLRWKAPTAPPIVSGVQQATQFGNVCMATNAGPSPQGQSEDCLFVNVWAPSSAGPNSKLPVWVFIQGGGFESLASAGTDGSGAVANSGNNIVLVTLNYRVGIFGFLASSQIQANGVANAGLYDQQAALQWVQQHIAQFGGDPAHVIIHGQSAGAEAASLQLLSFGGKNQGLFVGAMFESLPEITQPKVSEIQFQYDALVSNAGCSSSSDPLSCLRGLSTTALQRFNVPIVYPGRPNAPNYPYVPCVDGVFLQTGAYEAFQAGKFVKVPMFFGSVTDEGTTLGAPNAASSSDIQTFFQNNYPRLSSQNTSAIIQQYPQNIEPPFNNHAAWFPAAELAYGDVLVTCHGLNFGKYFIQAGQPIWTYRFNVLTQSNIASGVGVPHGFDLGAVFGGGYDNSDQTNVARLQGYYISFVRSLNPNTFAFSGSTSWPQWNGQAGGQRLVINNNNTVVESVPQAQMSRCAFWESLAAQLEI; via the exons ATGCGTATATCCTTCAAGTTGGCTTGCACCTTATTGTGCTCTGGGGCTGCTGTGAACGCACAGTCGCCAACAGTAAACTTGGGATATGCGACCTATCAAGGTACGACATCTGGTGGGATCAATAGGTTTCTGGGTATGAGGTATGCCGCAGCTCCGACAGGAAATTTGAGATGGAAAGCGCCCACGGCTCCTCCTATAGTGTCTGGAGTCCAACAGGCTACACAG TTTGGGAATGTTTGTATGGCCACCAATGCCGGGCCATCGCCGCAGGGCCAGAGCGAAGATTGTCTCTTTGTCAATGTTTGGGCACCTTCAAGTGCTGGCCCCAACTCTAAGCTCCCCGTGTGGGTTTTCATTCAAGGTGGAGGGTTCGAAAGCTTGGCTTCTGCTGGAACAGACGGCAGTGGAGCGGTAGCCAACTCGGGAAACAACATTGTCTTGGTGACTCTCAATTATCGAGTGGGAATCTTTGGTTTCCTTGCCAGTTCGCAGATCCAGGCCAATGGAGTAGCGAATGCCGGCCTATATGACCAGCAAGCTGCCCTGCAATGGGTACAACAGCACATTGCTCAGTTTGGTGGTGACCCGGCTCATGTTATCATCCATGGACAGAGTGCTGGTGCAGAGGCAGCGTCATTGCAACTTCTCTCCTTTGGTGGTAAAAACCAAGGCCTTTTCGTCGGGGCCATGTTTGAATCTCTCCCTGAAATCACCCAGCCAAAGGTGTCAGAGATTCAATTCCAGTACGATGCTCTCGTTAGCAACGCGGgatgcagctccagctctgaTCCACTCTCTTGTCTTCGTGGCCTCAGTACTACAGCCTTGCAGCGGTTCAACGTACCCATCGTCTATCCTGGCCGGCCAAATGCTCCGAATTACCCGTATGTACCATGCGTTGACGGTGTATTCTTGCAAACCGGTGCATACGAAGCATTCCAAGCTGGGAAGTTCGTCAAGGTTCCCATGTTTTTCGGAAGCGTCACAGATGAAGGGACGACCTTGGGTGCCCCCAACGCGGCATCGTCCAGCGATATTCAGACTTTCTTCCAGAACAATTATCCTCGCTTGTCAAGCCAGAATACGTCTGCGATCATTCAGCAGTATCCTCAGAATATAGAGCCCCCATTCAACAACCACGCGGCCTGGTTTCCAGCCGCCGAGCTCGCGTACGGAGACGTGCTCGTCACTTGCCACGGACTCAACTTTGGGAAATATTTCATACAGGCTGGGCAACCAATCTGGACATACCGCTTCAATGTCTTGACTCAGAGTAACATTGCAAGCGGAGTCGGTGTCCCTCACGGGTTTGATCTTGGTGCAGTTTTTGGAGGTGGCTACGACAACTCCGATCAGACCAACGTGGCTCGTTTGCAAGGATACTACATATCCTTCGTCCGGTCGCTAAACCCAAACACATTTGCGTTTTCTGGTTCAACATCATGGCCGCAGTGGAACGGACAGGCAGGAGGACAGAGGCTTGtgatcaacaacaacaacacggTAGTTGAATCTGTCCCGCAAGCTCAGATGAGTCGGTGTGCTTTTTGGGAGAGCTTGGCTGCACAGCTGGAGATTTAG